From Bdellovibrio bacteriovorus, a single genomic window includes:
- the glpX gene encoding class II fructose-bisphosphatase codes for MDRNLALEFVRVTEAAALASATWVGRGEEKTADKAAVDAMRKAFDHIRMDGTVVIGEGERDEAPMLYIGEKVGHKTEDSPKLDIALDPLEGTTICATGGPGSISVIAVAEQGKFLHAPDTYMDKIACGPGAKGHIDIDKSATENIKAVAKALGKSVSEMTVVILNRPRHEKLIAEARATGARINLIGDGDVSAAVSTGWNDTGIDLLLGIGGAPEGVISAAAMQCLGGDFQGRLKFRNDEEKARAKRMGVADLEKKFTIDELASGPVMFIATGVTDGSLLKGVRFMPGGQAKTHSIVMRSATGTIRNIEAHHVLNKKPQ; via the coding sequence ATGGACAGAAACCTGGCTTTAGAATTCGTACGTGTAACCGAGGCAGCAGCTTTAGCGTCAGCAACATGGGTGGGACGTGGCGAAGAAAAAACCGCTGATAAAGCCGCCGTCGATGCCATGAGAAAAGCCTTCGATCACATCCGTATGGATGGCACAGTTGTTATCGGTGAAGGTGAGCGTGACGAAGCACCCATGCTTTATATTGGCGAAAAAGTCGGTCATAAGACTGAAGATTCTCCAAAACTAGATATCGCTTTAGATCCTTTAGAAGGAACAACAATCTGTGCAACAGGCGGTCCAGGGTCTATTTCTGTTATCGCGGTTGCAGAACAAGGGAAGTTCCTGCATGCACCTGACACTTACATGGATAAAATCGCTTGCGGTCCTGGTGCGAAAGGTCACATCGACATCGATAAGTCAGCAACCGAAAATATCAAAGCCGTCGCGAAAGCCCTAGGTAAGTCCGTGAGCGAAATGACTGTGGTTATTTTGAATCGCCCTCGCCATGAAAAATTAATTGCTGAAGCGCGCGCAACGGGCGCTCGCATCAACTTGATCGGTGACGGTGACGTTTCGGCTGCCGTCTCTACAGGATGGAATGACACGGGGATTGATTTGCTTTTAGGTATTGGTGGCGCGCCAGAAGGCGTGATTTCCGCAGCGGCCATGCAATGCTTGGGCGGAGACTTCCAAGGTCGTTTGAAATTTAGAAATGATGAAGAAAAAGCGCGCGCAAAACGTATGGGTGTTGCGGATCTAGAAAAGAAATTTACGATTGATGAATTGGCTTCAGGCCCTGTGATGTTTATCGCGACAGGTGTGACGGACGGATCTCTTTTAAAAGGTGTTCGTTTCATGCCAGGCGGACAAGCAAAGACTCATTCTATCGTCATGCGTTCGGCAACGGGCACCATCCGTAATATTGAAGCTCATCACGTTTTAAATAAGAAGCCTCAATAA
- a CDS encoding acyl-CoA thioesterase, whose protein sequence is MFIHRHKVQFYETDLMGIVHHSNYLRFYEEARVGWAHAKGLLDYQKPGSASQFAVYETQVRHIKPTFFGDDLEIEVQGRTEGNRIVLQYRLRGRNKEICSLAKTVHVALGPDLKLQRLSAEMKAAAESDSWTETWL, encoded by the coding sequence ATGTTTATTCATCGTCACAAAGTGCAGTTTTATGAAACAGACCTTATGGGGATTGTTCACCATAGCAACTATTTGCGTTTTTATGAAGAAGCGCGGGTAGGGTGGGCGCATGCGAAGGGTCTTTTGGATTATCAGAAGCCGGGGTCGGCAAGTCAGTTTGCTGTTTACGAGACCCAGGTTCGGCATATAAAGCCGACTTTTTTTGGCGATGATTTAGAAATTGAAGTGCAGGGTCGAACTGAAGGCAATCGCATTGTTTTGCAGTATCGCTTGCGGGGACGTAATAAAGAAATTTGTTCGCTTGCGAAGACCGTGCATGTAGCATTAGGACCGGACTTAAAACTACAAAGACTGTCGGCTGAAATGAAGGCCGCGGCGGAGAGTGACTCATGGACAGAAACCTGGCTTTAG
- the pgsA gene encoding CDP-diacylglycerol--glycerol-3-phosphate 3-phosphatidyltransferase, whose protein sequence is MTATEFQKNLPMRITLSRIFAVPVIVAMMWPDTLTWNIAAAVFFILASITDYYDGYYARKYNAVSNFGKFMDPIADKILVTSVLAMLLAQGKIDAWMVIIILARDNFIGGIRSVAAADQIIIAAKPAGKWKTAMQMVAIPIVIIGNLEPYLPYLDKIGYGVLWISVILSITSGIEYYLGYLKSRKA, encoded by the coding sequence ATGACAGCAACCGAGTTTCAAAAAAATCTTCCGATGAGAATCACCCTCAGTCGTATCTTCGCTGTGCCCGTTATTGTGGCAATGATGTGGCCCGACACTCTCACTTGGAATATCGCAGCTGCCGTGTTTTTCATTCTAGCTTCGATCACAGATTACTACGATGGTTACTACGCTCGTAAGTACAACGCTGTTAGCAATTTCGGTAAATTCATGGACCCGATTGCCGACAAAATTCTTGTGACAAGTGTCTTAGCCATGCTTCTAGCTCAAGGTAAAATCGATGCCTGGATGGTCATTATTATTTTGGCGCGTGACAACTTTATCGGAGGCATCCGCTCCGTTGCTGCGGCAGATCAAATCATTATCGCCGCCAAACCTGCCGGAAAATGGAAAACGGCCATGCAAATGGTGGCCATCCCTATTGTAATTATTGGAAATTTGGAGCCTTACTTGCCCTATTTGGACAAAATTGGCTACGGCGTCTTGTGGATCAGCGTCATTTTGAGTATAACCAGCGGTATCGAATACTACTTAGGTTATCTTAAAAGCCGGAAGGCTTAA
- a CDS encoding DHA2 family efflux MFS transporter permease subunit, with translation MKKESVLIIVVAVMASLLEIIDASIVNVALPSMMGNLGATLEDISMVITGYAIANAIVLPVSAWLGERIGRRTYFLGCILLFTGTSVACGLAPNLETLTIFRILQGLAGGALLPTSQTLIYEQFPKEKAGIAGAIFGMSVMIGPTLGPTMGGYLTDNFGWRSIFNINLPLGLIAFFIGAAVIFNRPKEEGQHQEKQELDIWGLTFLVLGIGCLQFVLERGEAEDWFASRMIVFNTIIAVVSLPLFVWWELRVKNPIINVRLFLKPLVSNGVMLMAMVGFFLYGVVFILPIFVGRTLHLDATQTGMLFIPGSLLTAAIMPFVGRQMFKGTNPKILIFIGLVSLEICLLLMTRLSPQSSERDVLNMMFVRGFGMAFLFVPINSSILSQFKGVEMGQVSGLLNLARQIGGSVGIALIGTLLTKNSHQNYLDLAGKVSLLNPQTQNAYYSSASGLGVKMSEGLGMATGSEAALRSLYGRIQNQVFMLSFTQLMFLMMLIFSLSFIPLYFLKFKEKTNKVVDAH, from the coding sequence ATGAAAAAGGAATCCGTACTGATTATAGTCGTGGCGGTGATGGCTTCGCTTTTAGAAATCATCGACGCCTCGATCGTGAACGTGGCTTTGCCCTCTATGATGGGGAACTTAGGGGCTACGTTGGAAGACATCAGTATGGTGATCACGGGCTACGCGATCGCCAATGCCATTGTCTTACCGGTCTCTGCTTGGTTGGGGGAACGCATTGGTCGCAGGACTTACTTTCTGGGATGTATTCTTCTTTTTACAGGCACGTCCGTCGCCTGTGGTCTTGCGCCGAATTTAGAGACACTCACCATCTTCCGTATCCTTCAAGGGTTGGCGGGCGGAGCTCTTCTTCCCACATCGCAGACTTTAATCTATGAACAATTCCCGAAAGAAAAAGCAGGGATCGCGGGTGCGATCTTCGGGATGAGTGTGATGATTGGTCCCACACTCGGTCCCACGATGGGTGGATATTTGACGGACAATTTCGGTTGGAGATCTATTTTCAATATCAATCTTCCTTTGGGTTTGATCGCGTTCTTCATTGGTGCTGCCGTGATTTTCAATCGCCCGAAAGAAGAAGGGCAGCATCAGGAAAAACAAGAGCTTGATATCTGGGGTCTGACCTTTTTGGTGTTAGGTATTGGATGTCTGCAATTTGTCTTAGAGCGCGGCGAAGCCGAAGATTGGTTTGCTTCACGTATGATCGTGTTTAATACGATCATCGCCGTGGTCAGCTTGCCACTCTTTGTATGGTGGGAATTGCGCGTGAAAAATCCGATCATCAATGTGCGCCTTTTCTTAAAGCCGTTAGTTAGTAACGGTGTGATGTTGATGGCGATGGTGGGATTCTTCCTTTATGGCGTCGTCTTTATCTTGCCTATTTTTGTGGGGCGAACATTGCATTTGGATGCAACTCAAACGGGAATGCTCTTTATCCCCGGATCCTTATTAACGGCGGCCATCATGCCTTTCGTGGGACGACAGATGTTTAAAGGGACGAATCCGAAGATTTTAATTTTTATCGGTTTGGTTTCTTTAGAGATTTGTTTGCTATTGATGACACGTTTATCACCGCAGTCTTCAGAGCGAGATGTGCTAAACATGATGTTTGTGCGCGGATTCGGAATGGCCTTCTTATTTGTGCCTATCAACTCTTCCATCTTAAGCCAGTTTAAAGGTGTCGAGATGGGGCAAGTTTCCGGCTTGTTGAATCTGGCTCGGCAAATTGGTGGAAGTGTAGGGATTGCTCTTATCGGCACGCTTTTAACTAAGAACAGTCATCAAAACTATCTGGATCTGGCGGGGAAGGTGTCATTGCTAAATCCGCAAACGCAGAATGCCTACTACTCTTCAGCTTCCGGATTGGGAGTTAAAATGAGTGAAGGCTTAGGGATGGCCACGGGATCCGAGGCTGCTTTGCGAAGTCTTTACGGACGGATTCAGAATCAAGTCTTTATGCTGAGCTTTACTCAGTTGATGTTCTTAATGATGTTGATCTTTTCTTTGTCGTTCATCCCTCTTTACTTCTTAAAGTTTAAAGAGAAGACAAACAAGGTCGTGGATGCTCACTAA
- a CDS encoding HlyD family secretion protein, with protein sequence MDKKKKILSGIGAIAVLGALYFVYEHFMFVTTDNAQVEAHSVMIAAKVGGYVKAVHVTEGLRVKKGDLLIELDERDYQNTLRQMKGELSSLEARKRDLEKNQRRLSELFSKGVVSQQQYDAASTAFAEAKAKFEALSAQVAQAELNFENTKIKAPSDGFIAKKSVEVGQLAAPGVPLVGFVDAGERWVTANFKETEIEGVQPGKRVNIDVDAISGRSFVGVVESISSATGATFTLLPPDNATGNFTKVVQRVPVKIRFENVTAEEVEALKAGLSAFVKVHKH encoded by the coding sequence ATGGATAAGAAGAAAAAGATTTTATCAGGTATCGGTGCCATAGCAGTGTTGGGCGCGCTCTATTTCGTGTACGAACATTTTATGTTTGTGACAACGGACAACGCGCAGGTGGAAGCTCACTCCGTGATGATCGCCGCGAAGGTCGGCGGTTATGTGAAGGCAGTGCATGTCACGGAAGGTTTGCGTGTGAAGAAGGGTGATTTGCTGATCGAGCTGGATGAGCGTGATTATCAAAACACTCTTCGTCAGATGAAAGGGGAGCTTTCATCTTTAGAGGCCCGTAAACGGGATTTAGAAAAGAACCAAAGACGTCTGTCGGAGCTTTTCTCGAAAGGTGTCGTTTCGCAACAACAATACGACGCCGCTTCCACCGCCTTTGCAGAGGCGAAGGCCAAGTTCGAAGCTCTTTCGGCACAAGTGGCTCAAGCTGAATTGAATTTTGAAAATACAAAAATCAAAGCTCCTTCCGATGGTTTCATTGCAAAAAAGTCGGTTGAGGTGGGTCAGTTGGCAGCACCTGGAGTTCCCTTAGTCGGCTTCGTCGATGCGGGTGAAAGATGGGTGACAGCAAACTTCAAAGAAACAGAAATCGAAGGAGTCCAACCCGGTAAACGCGTGAATATCGATGTGGATGCGATCTCGGGACGCAGTTTTGTGGGAGTGGTCGAGTCGATTAGTTCTGCGACGGGTGCTACCTTCACACTGCTTCCTCCAGACAACGCCACCGGAAACTTTACTAAGGTCGTTCAGCGCGTTCCTGTAAAAATCAGATTTGAAAATGTGACGGCTGAAGAAGTCGAAGCTTTAAAAGCGGGTCTATCAGCTTTCGTAAAGGTGCATAAGCACTAA
- a CDS encoding TolC family protein: MNHLKWIFSSLILFVSLESHSQVLNLGEAVTEALTQSPKVQKSESQYKESSWKKTETYSGFLPTLSANASYLFDKKYALVDVNMNNTPLTIPQVVPTTNLYLTAQWSLFDGFSSTNRYLSAGAFEDSAKNDYDWTRFQVEREVVVLFYKALAAKELKAVAEQNVRALNDHLKDVRLFKKVGTSTNYDVLRVEVQMSEAQSELLNATDNVEVARARLSEALGKDQDVPEVEGALPRLKPELVAKVTEFNSNERKDLQSLRQKAEGFRYQEDSAEKYWVPRLALIGQYQYYNNRNDRFDDYENGFRDAWQYGISLTWNIFDGMTSISRSKQSIEQKYQAEKTLRQAELKAKRDFDFWKRKYLYYCAVFEARQNDIAKSEESVRLSREGQKVGARTNTDVLDAEAELYRAKAGAVNAQIGAIEALVNLELSTGQKLVDFN; this comes from the coding sequence ATGAATCATCTTAAATGGATCTTCTCTTCTTTAATCTTGTTCGTTTCTCTAGAATCTCACTCTCAAGTCTTGAACCTCGGTGAGGCGGTGACCGAGGCCCTGACTCAATCACCGAAAGTCCAAAAATCCGAATCCCAATATAAGGAAAGCAGCTGGAAAAAGACCGAGACTTACTCTGGCTTTTTACCGACCTTGTCGGCCAATGCCAGTTATCTCTTTGATAAGAAATATGCCTTGGTGGATGTAAATATGAACAACACTCCACTGACCATTCCCCAGGTCGTGCCGACCACAAACCTTTACCTGACTGCGCAATGGTCTCTCTTTGATGGCTTTTCCAGTACCAACCGTTATCTGAGTGCTGGAGCTTTTGAAGATTCGGCAAAGAACGATTATGATTGGACTCGCTTTCAGGTAGAGCGTGAAGTCGTGGTTCTTTTTTATAAAGCTCTAGCTGCTAAAGAATTAAAAGCCGTCGCTGAACAGAATGTGCGTGCACTTAATGATCATCTTAAAGATGTTCGTCTATTTAAAAAAGTCGGGACATCGACAAATTATGATGTTTTGCGTGTGGAAGTTCAAATGAGTGAAGCACAGTCGGAACTTCTTAATGCCACTGACAATGTGGAAGTCGCACGCGCCCGCCTGAGTGAAGCTTTGGGGAAAGACCAAGATGTTCCTGAAGTTGAAGGGGCACTGCCTCGACTAAAACCGGAATTGGTTGCCAAAGTGACCGAGTTTAACTCGAACGAGCGAAAAGATCTTCAATCTCTTCGTCAAAAGGCGGAAGGGTTTCGTTATCAAGAAGATTCAGCGGAAAAATATTGGGTGCCTCGTCTGGCTTTGATTGGACAGTATCAGTATTACAACAACCGCAATGACCGTTTCGATGACTACGAAAATGGCTTCCGCGATGCTTGGCAATACGGCATCAGTCTGACCTGGAATATCTTTGATGGCATGACTTCGATTTCGCGCTCTAAACAAAGCATCGAACAAAAATATCAAGCAGAAAAAACTCTTCGCCAGGCGGAGCTTAAAGCCAAACGCGACTTCGATTTCTGGAAGCGCAAATATTTGTACTACTGCGCGGTTTTTGAAGCTCGTCAAAACGACATCGCGAAGTCTGAAGAAAGCGTTCGTTTATCCCGTGAAGGACAAAAAGTGGGAGCAAGAACGAATACAGATGTTCTTGATGCCGAAGCGGAACTTTATCGAGCAAAAGCCGGTGCGGTGAATGCGCAAATCGGGGCGATTGAAGCTCTTGTGAATCTTGAGCTGAGCACGGGTCAAAAATTGGTTGATTTTAATTGA
- a CDS encoding MarR family winged helix-turn-helix transcriptional regulator, giving the protein MKKNEAGSIPACYNGVHPALKASFGYSFIKAAMKFRTMLSQELEKHKLVTAHIGILKLLSLNGPASQIALGQDMGVDKASMVKFLDGLEKMKWVRRVPDKVDRRIKLVEITSKGAEGLKKVLDVHSTVTNEFLSPLSAKERQTLHEMLNKLT; this is encoded by the coding sequence TTGAAAAAGAATGAGGCAGGCTCAATTCCCGCATGTTATAACGGCGTACACCCTGCGCTAAAGGCCTCGTTTGGCTATTCTTTCATCAAAGCGGCCATGAAGTTTCGTACTATGCTCTCACAGGAACTAGAGAAGCATAAACTTGTGACTGCGCATATTGGGATTTTAAAGCTTCTTAGTCTCAATGGCCCAGCAAGCCAAATCGCCCTGGGTCAGGATATGGGCGTCGACAAAGCGTCCATGGTGAAATTCTTGGATGGACTAGAAAAGATGAAGTGGGTTCGCCGAGTTCCAGACAAAGTTGACCGACGCATTAAGCTTGTGGAAATCACCTCAAAAGGCGCCGAGGGATTAAAGAAAGTATTGGATGTACATTCGACCGTCACCAACGAGTTTCTAAGTCCGCTATCTGCCAAGGAACGCCAGACTCTTCATGAGATGCTGAATAAGCTCACTTAA
- a CDS encoding substrate-binding periplasmic protein: MKLGVILSVVLFSCCVFAKEKQVLRYGVNSNYAMPLLGVTRLPQGQVLQEGVLKDLGEALAKELKREPQFILLPKIRVAENLKQGSIDVLCHLNEVWQPAIKDDVYWSDDLYESRNLIVHIDSKPIKSISDLYGARVGTVLNFIYQNLDPYFAKKQILREDAPTNESNIQKILKGRIDYLVMSNLEFDFYKRIYPTLDAVDLSMDSVQTKCALSKKSSISPESFEKAIQTIQRNGCCGKS, translated from the coding sequence ATGAAGTTGGGTGTGATTCTATCAGTCGTTCTTTTTTCTTGCTGTGTTTTTGCAAAAGAAAAACAGGTGCTTCGTTATGGCGTGAACTCCAACTATGCGATGCCATTATTGGGAGTGACCCGATTGCCGCAAGGGCAGGTTTTGCAAGAGGGGGTCCTTAAAGATCTTGGTGAAGCTTTGGCCAAAGAACTTAAGCGTGAACCTCAGTTTATTCTTCTGCCGAAAATACGTGTCGCCGAAAATCTGAAACAGGGCAGTATAGATGTTCTTTGTCATCTGAACGAAGTTTGGCAACCGGCGATTAAGGATGATGTGTACTGGAGTGACGACCTCTATGAAAGTCGCAACCTTATTGTCCACATCGATAGCAAGCCCATCAAAAGCATCAGCGATCTTTATGGCGCACGTGTCGGGACTGTTTTAAATTTCATCTATCAAAATCTAGATCCATATTTTGCAAAGAAACAGATCCTGCGTGAAGATGCACCAACCAACGAAAGCAATATTCAAAAGATTTTGAAGGGCCGCATCGATTACTTGGTGATGTCGAATTTGGAGTTTGATTTCTATAAACGAATTTATCCCACACTCGATGCTGTAGATTTAAGTATGGATTCAGTGCAAACAAAGTGTGCTCTGTCGAAAAAGTCATCTATCAGTCCAGAAAGCTTCGAGAAAGCTATTCAGACTATTCAGCGCAATGGCTGTTGCGGAAAATCTTGA